The sequence below is a genomic window from Massilia oculi.
GGCCTTCATCGCCTACAGCGGCCGCTTCTACGTGCGCCTGGATTCGATGAGCCGCATCGTGTCGGTGACGCAGAAATCGGCCTCGGCCGCCAAGCGCATCTTCGACATCCTCGACCACGTCTCGAGCGTGCCGGACCCGGTCAACCCGGTGAAAGTCGACAAGATCGAGGGCAATATCGAGCTGCGCGAGGTTGGTTTCCGTTACGGCAACCGCGCGGTGAATCGCGGCATCTCGCTCAAGATCAAGGCCGGCGAGATGGTGGGCCTGGTCGGCCACAGCGGTTCGGGCAAGAGCACGCTGGTCAACCTGATCTGCCGCTTCTACGACGTGGCCGAAGGCGCGATCCTGCTCGACGGCCAGGACATCCGCTCGTTCGCCGTGGCCGACTACCGCCGCCATATCGGCCTGGTGCTGCAGGAGCCGTTCCTGTTCTTCGGCACCATTGCCGACAACATCGCCTACGGCAAGCCGAACGCCACCCGCGAAGAGATCATCGCGTCGGCGCGCGCCGCCCATGCCCACGAATTCATCCTGCGCCTGCCGCAGGGCTACGATTCGATGGTCGGCGAGCGCGGCCAGGGCCTGTCGGGCGGCGAGCGCCAGCGCATCTCGATCGCGCGCGCGCTGCTGATCGATCCGCCGATCCTGATCCTGGACGAAGCGACCTCGTCGGTGGACTCGGAAACCGAGAAAGAAATCCAGAAGGCGCTCGACAATCTGGTGCAGGGCCGCACCACGATCGCCATCGCGCACCGCCTGTCGACCCTGCACCGGGCCGACCGCCTGGTGGTGCTGGACCGCGGCGTGGTGGTCGAAGAAGGCAGCCATGACGAGCTGATGGCGCGCGAAGGCGCTTACCACCGCCTCTACGAAGCGCAGGCGCGCAACGTGGACCAGGATCTGGACGACAAGGACGCATAATCAATGACGAGCATTTCGACTATTCCCTTCCAGCTGCGCCGCGACAGTTTTGGAAAACTGGTGATTACCCTGGAAAACGGCGAAGAGTGGGTCGGCGTGATGCCGGTGCGCGCCTTCCCGATCCAGGCGCCGACCAAGGGCATCTCGCTGGTGCGCGACGGCGGCAAGGAAGTCGCCTGGATCGACGACCTGGCCGAGATGCCGGACACGATCCGCACCCTGATCCGCGAGGAAATCGAGGGCCGGGAGTTCATCCCCGAAATCCTGGCCATCAAGGACGTGTCGAGCTTTGCCACGCCCTGCACCTGGTTCGTCAGGACCGACCGCGGCGACACCGAGTTCGTGCTGAAAGTGGACGAGGACATCCGCCGCATCGGCGAAGCCTCGCTGCTGGTGGCGGACAGCCACGGCATCAACTTCCTGGTGCGCGATATGTTCAAGATCGACAAGCACAGCCGCAAGATCCTCGATCGCTTCTTGTAAAACCGCTGTGAACCTGCATTGAACCGAACGCGGGGCACTTCGATTGTCCAGCGTTCGGCCACCCACATACCAACGGTAGCGATCCGGCTACAGTCTTCTCATCGGCCACATGGCCATCCTCAGAGGAGAAGACTATGGATTCCATCAACCGCAACCAACCCGAAGAAAACCGCCGCGACCTGGCCGGCATGGACGCCATCGAGCGCACCAAGGACATGATCGACGACGCCGACTCGTGCTTCTTTTGCACCGGCAACGGCCAGGGCCCGAGCCGCGGCGTGCGTCCGATGAGCGTGCGCGAGACCGACGATGCCGGCGCCATCTGGTTCTTGAGCAGCATCGACAGCCACAAGAACCAGGAATTGCAGTCCAATCCAACCGTCAAATTGTTCTTCCAGTCGGGCAAGCATTCCGGCTTCCTGGAACTGGACGGCCACGCCGAGATATCGCAAGACAAGGCGCGCATCAAGCAGTTGTGGAACCCGATGCTCAAGACCTGGTTCACCGAAGGCGAGGACGATCCGCGCATCACCGTCATCAAGATCACGCCCAGGACCGGCTATTACTGGGACAACAAGCATGGCGACGCGGTGGCCGGCGTCAAGGTCGCGGTCGGCGCGATGATCGGCAAGACGCTCGACGATTCGATCGAAGGTACACTGTCCTTCTGATAAAGATAGGAAGAGGGAGGCGGGCGGGTGCATTTCATCCTGGCGACGATCGGCTCGGCCGGCGACCTGTTTCCCTTCCTCTGGATCGGCCGCGCGCTGCGCGAGCGCGGCAACCGGGTCGATTTCCTCGGCCCGCAGCAGCATGCGCTCTATGTCGAGGCGGCCGGACTCGCCTTCCACGGCTTGCCGGCCGACATGGCGGTGCTCGACCATCCCGACCTGTGGCACGCCACCCGCGGCCTGGCCGTGGTGTGGGACGCGACGCGGCCGGCCATGGCGCAGCTGCCGCGGGTGGTCGAAGCGCTTGCCCGCAAACAGCCGGACGAGCGGCGCGTGCTGCTGGTCCATCCGCTGGCCCTGCCCGAGGCCGACCTGTGCCGCCACGCCTGTCCCGGCCTCAAGATCGCGGCGGCCTGGCTGGCGCCGTCCAACCTGCCGACCGTGCACGATCCGCTGCTGCTCGGCCCATGGCCGGTGCCTGCCTGGGTGCCGCATGGTGCGCGCCGCTGGCTGTGGCGTGGATTGGCGGCGCGCTTCCTCGACCCGGTGGCGCTGCCCGGCCTGAACGCGGCGCGCGTGGAACGCGGCTTGCCGCAGGTCGACAGCATGGTCGATTTCATCCCGTCCATTCCCGACCTGTCGCTGGCGCTGTTCCCCGACTGGTTCGCGGCGCCGGCCCCGGATTGGCCCAGGCCGCTCTGCCAAGCCGGCTTCCCGCTCTACGACCCCGATCCGAACGCCGCGCCGAGCGCGGAGCTGCGCGCCTTTCTCGACGGCGGCGTGCAGCCGGTCGTGTTCACGCCCGGCACCGGCAACCGCCAGGCCCGCGCTTATTTCGAGGCGGCGACGCAGGCCGTGACTGAACTCGGCCTGCGTGCGGTGTTCCTGACGCCGCACTTCGAGCAGTTGCCGGCCACGCTGCCGCCAAGCGTCTGCTGGCAGGACTACGTCCCGCTGAAGGCCTTGCTGCCCCACGTCGCGGCCCTGGTCCACCACGGCGGCATCGGCACCACGGCCGAAGCCCTGCGGGCCGGCACGCCGCAACTGATCGTGCCGCTGGCGCACGACCAGTTCGACAATGCGGCGCGGGTGGTGGCGATGGGGGCCGGCGCGAGCCTGCATGCCACCCGCGTCACGCCGGCGCGCATGGCGAAGGCGTTGCAAAAGGTGGTGGGGAACACGCGGGTCGCGGCGCGGAGCGCCGGACTTGCCGAGCGGTTCGCGGGGCAGGGTGGCGTCGATGGGCTGTGTGCGCGCCTGGAAACCCTGGCTTGACCGCATTGTTGGCAAGCGCACCGACGTCGCGCGCCCGCAGGCGTCCAATGAGGTTTTTACGACGTTGCCGGAGGGCGGATGCCCAGCAAAACTTCTAACAGGAAAAGTATCGACAAAAGCAGGGCCGAGGACGGCTACGTCCACGTGCGCGGTGCGCGCGAGCACAATCTGAAGAACGTCGACCTCGACATCCCGCGCGGGCAGCTGGTGGTCTTCACCGGCGTCTCGGGCTCGGGTAAATCGTCGCTGGCCTTCGGCACCCTGTATGCGGAAGCCCAGCGGCGCTATCTGGAATCGGTGTCGCCCTATGCGCGCCGCCTGTTCCACCAGATGCCGGTGCCCGAGGTCGACGAGATCGAGGGCTTGCCGCCGGCGGTCGCCCTGCAGCAGCAGCGCGGCACGCCCACCGCGCGCTCCTCGGTCGGCAGCGTCAGCACCTTGAGCAATTCCCTGCGCATGCTGTACTCGCGGGCCGGCGATTATCCGAAAGGGCAGGAGCTGCTGTATGCCGAATCGTTCTCGCCCAACACTCCGCAAGGCGCCTGCCCGCGCTGCTCGGGACTGGGCCGCATCTACGACGTGACCGAACACTCGATGGTGCCGGACGACAGCCTGACGATCCGCGAGCGGGCGATCGCCGCCTGGCCACCGGCCTGGCATGGCCAGAACCTGCGCGACATCCTGGTCACCCTCGGCTACGATGTCGATACCCCATGGCGCGATTTGCCGAAAAAGGACCGCGACTGGATCCTGTACACCGACGAGAGCCCGACGGTGCCGGTGTATGCCGGCCTCACGCCCAAGGAGACGAAGGCGGCCTTGCGGCGCAAGGACACGCCCAGCTACCAGGGCACCTTCACCGGCGTGCGGCGCTACGTGATGCAGACCTTCGCCAATACCGAAAGCGCCTCGATGAAGAAGCGCGTGGCGCGCTACATGGTCAGCAATGCCTGCCCGGAATGCGAAGGCAAGCGCCTGCGGCGCGAATCGCTGTCGGTCACCTTTGCCGGCCATGACATCGCCGAGATCTCGCGCCTGCCGCTGGCGCGCCTGGCCGAACTGCTCCAGCCCTACGCCCAGGGCAAGGACAAGGACGGCGCCCGCCTGCACAAGGAGCAGCTGATCGTGCGCCGCCGCATCGCCGCCGACCTGGCCGCGCGCCTGGAGGTGCTGCTGGCGCTGGGCCTGGGCTACCTGGCGCTGGAACGCAGCACGCCGACCCTGTCGCCCGGCGAATTGCAGCGCCTGCGCCTGGCGACGCAAGTGCGATCGAGCCTGTTCGGGGTGGTCTACGTGCTTGACGAGCCTTCGAGCGGCCTGCATCCGGCCGACACCGAAGCGCTGCTCGACGCGCTGGCCCAGCTGAAGGCGGCCGGCAACTCGCTGTTCGTGGTCGAGCATGCGCTGGACGTGATCCGGCAGGCCGACTGGCTGGTCGACGTCGGTCCGCTTGCCGGCGAGCGTGGCGGCCAGGTGTTATATAGCGGCGTGCCCGAAGGGCTGCGCAAGATCGAGGCGTCGCAGACCCGGCGCTACCTGTTCGGCGAAGCGCCGCCGCCGCAGCGCACGCCACGCGAGCCCACCGGCTGGCTGAAGCTTGCGGGCGTCCACCGCAACAACCTGAACGACCTGGAAGTCGATTTCCCGCTCGGCGTGCTGACGAGCGTGACCGGCGTGTCGGGCTCCGGCAAGTCGAGCCTCGTGAGCCAGGTGCTGGTCGAACTGGTGGGCCAGGCCCTGGGGCAGGGCGGCGCGGCGCAGGAAGAGGCGCCGGACGAGCCGGACCTGGAACGCGACGAGGAGTTGCCGCTGGAGGGCCGCATCGTCTCCGGCATGGAGGGCGTGCGGCGCCTGGTGCGGGTCGACCAGAAACCGATCGGCCGCACGCCGCGCTCGAACCTGGCGACTTACACCGGCCTGTTCGACCAGGTGAGAAAGCTGTTCGCAGCTACGGAGGATGCGAAGAAGCGCCGCTACGACGCCGGCCGCTTTTCGTTCAACGTCGCCAAGGGCCGCTGCGAGCATTGCGCCGGCGAGGGCTTCGTGATAGTCGAGCTGCTGTTCCTGCCCAGCGTCTATGCGCCTTGCCCGACCTGCGAGGGGGCGCGCTACAACGCCGAGACCCTCCAGGTTCGCTATCGCGACAGGAACATCGCCGAGGTGCTGGGCATGACGGTGGGCGAGGCGATCGACTTCTTCAAGGGCGAAGCGCTGGTCGAGCGCTCGCTGGAAGTATTGAACGAGGTGGGCCTCGACTACCTGCGCCTGGGGCAGCCGGCCACCGAACTTTCCGGCGGCGAGGCGCAGCGCATCAAGCTGGCGTCCGAACTGCAACGCGCCACGCGCGGCAATGCGCTGTATGTACTGGACGAGCCGACCACCGGCCTGCACCCGGTCGACGCCGACCGCCTGATGGTGCAGCTGAACCGCCTGGTCGATGCCGGCAATACCGTGATCGTGGTCGAGCACACGATGCGGGTCGTGGCCGGCAGCGATTGGGTGATCGACGTCGGCCCCGGCGCCGGCGACGACGGCGGTGCGGTGGTGGCTTCCGGCCCACCCCAGGAAGTCGCGCGCAACAAGGAAAGTCGCACTGCGCGCTACCTCGCAGCCCAGATGACACAATGAAAGTGAGCAAATCCGGCGAGCCGAGCGGTGCGCCGGATTTGTGTTCACTTTGATAAGATCGTTCCTTCGCCGGCAGGACACGCTTTGTGCACGACCGTGCCGCTTTCGTGTGCGCGACATTTCACGTTTGCGTTACACTTGGGATATTTTTTTTCTAACAGAACAACAGGCATGGCCGGTCCAACTATCGAAAACAGCGAGTTTCGCCGCATTCTTACCCGCAATGTCGCGCTGCCGCTGAGCATGAGTATTGTTAGCGCGATTGTGTTTGTGGGCATCATCGCGTACCTGATCAACAGCCTGACCTGGGTCGAGCATTCCCAGAAGGTGATTGGCGGCGCGCATGAAATCCGCAAGCTGGCGGCCGAGATGGAATCGGGCATGCGGGGGTATCTGCTGGCGGGCGACGAGGAATTCCTGTCGCCGTATGTCCTGTCCAGGGAACGCATGTCGTCCAGCCTGGAATCGCTGAGCGACCTGGTCAAGGACAATATTGCCCAGGCCGAGCGCCTGACCCGCATCACCCAGATCCAGCAGCAGTGGGAAAACTTTGCCCAGGAAATGATCGACCGGCGCAGGGCCAACGACGTGAGCTATCTCGATGCCGTGAGAAGCGGCCGCGGCAAAGCCCTGAGCGACGAGATGCGCCGCAACTTCGACCTGGTGCTGGCTTCCGAGATGCGCCTGCTGCAGGAGCGCAGCGAGTCGGCGCGCAGCACCACCTTCTGGTCGGTGGCCGCCTTCCTGATCCTGTCCGCGATCGTCGGCGGCAGCCTGGCCGCCTTCGGCCGGCGCCAGCTGGTGCGCCTGTCCGACACCTATAACGAGGTGCTGGGCCATGAGGCCGAGCACAACGAAAAGCTGCGCCACCAGGACTGGCTGCGCTCCGGCCAGAACGAGCTCAATGTGCGCAGCGCCGGCCAGATCAACCTGGAGCCGCTGGCCGAGGCCGTGCTGCCCTACGTGGTCAAGTACCTCGACGGCGTGATCGGCGCCATGTACGTGCGCAGCGACGACGGCGCGATGCGCCGCATCGGCGCCTATGGTTTCAAGCACACGGACACCGAGCGGGCCGAGATCATCGCGCCGGGCAGCACGCTGGCCAGCAAGGCCGCCGAAGAGAATCGCCTGATGGTCCTCGACCAGCTGCCGGCGGACTACGTCAAGGTCAGTTCGAGCCTGGGCGAGACCGCGCCGCGCGCCGTGATCATCGCCCCGTTCCACAACCACGGCAAGGTCAAGGGCGTGTTCGAGATCGCCTTCCTGCGTCCGGTGGAGCAGCGCGACCGCGAGTTCCTGGGCTTCATCGCGCAATCGGTCGGCGCCGCCATGGCGTCGGTGCTGTACCGCCAGCGCCTGCAGGACGCGCTGGAAGAAAGCCAGACCCTGAACGAGGAACTGCAGGTGCAGCAGGAAGAGCTGCGCACCGCCAACGAAGAGCTGGAAGAACAGTCGCGCGCGCTGGAAGAATCGCAGTCGGCGCTGGAAAACCAGCAGGCCGAGCTGCGCACCACCAACGACCAGCTGGCCGAGCAGGCGCTGAACCTGGACATGAAGAACTCGGCCCTGCAATCGTCCCAGGAACAGTTGCACCAGCGCGCGGTCGAACTCGAAAGCGCGAGCCGCTACAAGTCCGAATTCCTGGCCAATATGTCGCACGAGCTGCGCACGCCGCTGAACAGCTCCCTGATCCTGGCCAAGCTGTTGGCCGACAACACCAACGGCAACCTCTCCGACGAACAGGTGCGCTTCGCCCAGACGATCTACTCGGCCGGCAACGACCTGCTGCAGCTGATCAACGACATCCTCGACATCTCGAAGGTGGAAGCGGGCAAGCTGGAGCTGGTGCCGGAAGACGTGCCGGTGCGGCGCGTGGTCGAGGGACTGGCGCGCACCTTCGAGCCGCTGGCGCGCCAGAAGCAGCTCGAGTTCAGGATCGCCGTCGAGCCGGGCGTGCCGGCCAGCCTGCACACCGACCGCCAGCGCATGGAGCAGATCCTTAAGAACCTGTTGTCGAATGCCGTGAAGTTCACCGAGGTCGGCGCGGTCAGCCTGTCGGTGTCGACCACGCCCGAGGGCGACATCGCCTTCCGCGTCCAGGACACCGGCATCGGCATCGCAGCCGACCAGCAGGACAAGATCTTCGACGCCTTCCACCAGGCCGACGGCACCACCAGCCGCCGCTTCGGCGGCACCGGGCTGGGCCTGTCGATCACGCGCGACCTGACCCGCCTGCTGGGCGGCAGCGTGGCCGTGTCGAGTGCGCCGAACGAGGGCAGCGTGTTCACCCTGGTGCTGCCGCGCGGGATTCCGGCGGTGCCGGCGCCGGCCGAGCTGCCGGTCGCGTCGGCTCCGCTGCCGCATTACACGCCGGCGCCTGCTGCTCCAGCCGCGCCGGCTGCGGCCAGCGCACCCGCGGCCAGCGCCGAACCGATCAACAGCTTCCCGGATGACCGCGACAAACCCGCCGACGGCCGCCGCACGGTGCTGGTGGTGGAGGACGAGGCGCCGTTCGCGCGCATCCTGTACGACCTGGCGCGCGAACTCGATTACCGCTGCCTGGTGGCGATGAGCGCCGACGAGGGCCTGGCGCTGGCCGTCAGCCAGCGTCCGGACGCCGTGCTGCTCGACGTGCGCCTGCCGGACCGCTCGGGCCTGACCGTGCTGCAGCAACTGAAGGACAATCCGTCGACCCGCCACATCCCGGTGCACGTCATCTCGAGTATCGAGAACGGCGGCGAAGCCCTGCACCTGGGCGCGATCGGCTATGCATTGAAGCCGGCCAGCCGCGAAGAGCTGGAAGAGGTGTTCCGCAAGCTGCAGGAAAAATCGAGCCAGAAGATCAAGCGCGTGCTGCTGGTCGAGGACGACGAGCGCCAGCGCGAGAGCGTGGTGGCCCTGATCGCCGACGACGACGTCGAGATCGCGGCTGTAGGCACCGCCAGCGAGGCCCTGGCCCATCTGAAGAACGAGATCTTCGATTGCATGATCATCGACCTCAAGCTGCCCGACATGCAGGGCGGCGAGCTGCTCGAGCGCATGTCGCAAGAAGAGCTGTGCTCCTTCC
It includes:
- a CDS encoding cyanophycin metabolism-associated DUF1854 family protein — protein: MTSISTIPFQLRRDSFGKLVITLENGEEWVGVMPVRAFPIQAPTKGISLVRDGGKEVAWIDDLAEMPDTIRTLIREEIEGREFIPEILAIKDVSSFATPCTWFVRTDRGDTEFVLKVDEDIRRIGEASLLVADSHGINFLVRDMFKIDKHSRKILDRFL
- a CDS encoding glycosyltransferase, encoding MHFILATIGSAGDLFPFLWIGRALRERGNRVDFLGPQQHALYVEAAGLAFHGLPADMAVLDHPDLWHATRGLAVVWDATRPAMAQLPRVVEALARKQPDERRVLLVHPLALPEADLCRHACPGLKIAAAWLAPSNLPTVHDPLLLGPWPVPAWVPHGARRWLWRGLAARFLDPVALPGLNAARVERGLPQVDSMVDFIPSIPDLSLALFPDWFAAPAPDWPRPLCQAGFPLYDPDPNAAPSAELRAFLDGGVQPVVFTPGTGNRQARAYFEAATQAVTELGLRAVFLTPHFEQLPATLPPSVCWQDYVPLKALLPHVAALVHHGGIGTTAEALRAGTPQLIVPLAHDQFDNAARVVAMGAGASLHATRVTPARMAKALQKVVGNTRVAARSAGLAERFAGQGGVDGLCARLETLA
- the uvrA gene encoding excinuclease ABC subunit UvrA: MPSKTSNRKSIDKSRAEDGYVHVRGAREHNLKNVDLDIPRGQLVVFTGVSGSGKSSLAFGTLYAEAQRRYLESVSPYARRLFHQMPVPEVDEIEGLPPAVALQQQRGTPTARSSVGSVSTLSNSLRMLYSRAGDYPKGQELLYAESFSPNTPQGACPRCSGLGRIYDVTEHSMVPDDSLTIRERAIAAWPPAWHGQNLRDILVTLGYDVDTPWRDLPKKDRDWILYTDESPTVPVYAGLTPKETKAALRRKDTPSYQGTFTGVRRYVMQTFANTESASMKKRVARYMVSNACPECEGKRLRRESLSVTFAGHDIAEISRLPLARLAELLQPYAQGKDKDGARLHKEQLIVRRRIAADLAARLEVLLALGLGYLALERSTPTLSPGELQRLRLATQVRSSLFGVVYVLDEPSSGLHPADTEALLDALAQLKAAGNSLFVVEHALDVIRQADWLVDVGPLAGERGGQVLYSGVPEGLRKIEASQTRRYLFGEAPPPQRTPREPTGWLKLAGVHRNNLNDLEVDFPLGVLTSVTGVSGSGKSSLVSQVLVELVGQALGQGGAAQEEAPDEPDLERDEELPLEGRIVSGMEGVRRLVRVDQKPIGRTPRSNLATYTGLFDQVRKLFAATEDAKKRRYDAGRFSFNVAKGRCEHCAGEGFVIVELLFLPSVYAPCPTCEGARYNAETLQVRYRDRNIAEVLGMTVGEAIDFFKGEALVERSLEVLNEVGLDYLRLGQPATELSGGEAQRIKLASELQRATRGNALYVLDEPTTGLHPVDADRLMVQLNRLVDAGNTVIVVEHTMRVVAGSDWVIDVGPGAGDDGGAVVASGPPQEVARNKESRTARYLAAQMTQ
- a CDS encoding pyridoxamine 5'-phosphate oxidase family protein; this translates as MDSINRNQPEENRRDLAGMDAIERTKDMIDDADSCFFCTGNGQGPSRGVRPMSVRETDDAGAIWFLSSIDSHKNQELQSNPTVKLFFQSGKHSGFLELDGHAEISQDKARIKQLWNPMLKTWFTEGEDDPRITVIKITPRTGYYWDNKHGDAVAGVKVAVGAMIGKTLDDSIEGTLSF
- a CDS encoding response regulator — translated: MAGPTIENSEFRRILTRNVALPLSMSIVSAIVFVGIIAYLINSLTWVEHSQKVIGGAHEIRKLAAEMESGMRGYLLAGDEEFLSPYVLSRERMSSSLESLSDLVKDNIAQAERLTRITQIQQQWENFAQEMIDRRRANDVSYLDAVRSGRGKALSDEMRRNFDLVLASEMRLLQERSESARSTTFWSVAAFLILSAIVGGSLAAFGRRQLVRLSDTYNEVLGHEAEHNEKLRHQDWLRSGQNELNVRSAGQINLEPLAEAVLPYVVKYLDGVIGAMYVRSDDGAMRRIGAYGFKHTDTERAEIIAPGSTLASKAAEENRLMVLDQLPADYVKVSSSLGETAPRAVIIAPFHNHGKVKGVFEIAFLRPVEQRDREFLGFIAQSVGAAMASVLYRQRLQDALEESQTLNEELQVQQEELRTANEELEEQSRALEESQSALENQQAELRTTNDQLAEQALNLDMKNSALQSSQEQLHQRAVELESASRYKSEFLANMSHELRTPLNSSLILAKLLADNTNGNLSDEQVRFAQTIYSAGNDLLQLINDILDISKVEAGKLELVPEDVPVRRVVEGLARTFEPLARQKQLEFRIAVEPGVPASLHTDRQRMEQILKNLLSNAVKFTEVGAVSLSVSTTPEGDIAFRVQDTGIGIAADQQDKIFDAFHQADGTTSRRFGGTGLGLSITRDLTRLLGGSVAVSSAPNEGSVFTLVLPRGIPAVPAPAELPVASAPLPHYTPAPAAPAAPAAASAPAASAEPINSFPDDRDKPADGRRTVLVVEDEAPFARILYDLARELDYRCLVAMSADEGLALAVSQRPDAVLLDVRLPDRSGLTVLQQLKDNPSTRHIPVHVISSIENGGEALHLGAIGYALKPASREELEEVFRKLQEKSSQKIKRVLLVEDDERQRESVVALIADDDVEIAAVGTASEALAHLKNEIFDCMIIDLKLPDMQGGELLERMSQEELCSFPPVIVYTGRNLTRDEEAQLLRYSRSIIIKGARSPERLLDEVTLFLHKVESELSTERQSMLKAVRGRDRVFEGRTILLVDDDVRNVFALTSALEQRGAKIEVGRNGFEAIAKLDEVPGIDLVLMDIMMPGMDGLEATRRIRADGRFDRLPIIAITAKAMKDDQEQCLAAGANDYLAKPIDLSRLYSLLRVWMPTLERI